One window of Trichomycterus rosablanca isolate fTriRos1 chromosome 2, fTriRos1.hap1, whole genome shotgun sequence genomic DNA carries:
- the gmpr gene encoding GMP reductase 1 gives MPRVDSDLKLDFKDVLLRPKRSSLKSRSEVDLQRTFTFRNSKQTYNGIPIIAANMDTTGTFEMAQVMSKHTLFTAIHKHYSVEDWKTFAANHPECLEHVAASSGSGKADLEKLCSILHAIPLIKYICLDVANGYSEHFVEFVKTVREKFPNHTIMAGNVVTGEMVEELILSGADIIKVGIGPGSVCTTRIKTGVGYPQLSAVIECADSAHGLKGHIISDGGCSCPGDVAKAFGAGADFVMLGGMLAGHDQCAGELIEKDGKKFKLFYGMSSDTAMKKYVGGVAEYRASEGRTVQVPYRGDIEDTIRDILGGLRSTCTYVGAAKLKELSRRTTFIRVTQQSSQMFS, from the exons ATGCCACGGGTGGACTCTGACCTCAAACTGGACTTTAAAGACGTCCTGCTAAGACCAAAGAGGAGCAGCCTGAAGAGCAGGTCTGAG GTGGATCTGCAGAGGACTTTCACATTCCGCAATTCAAAGCAGACATACAATGGCATCCCAATCATTGCAGCTAACATGGACACTACAGGTACTTTTGAGATGGCCCAGGTGATGAGCAAG CACACACTCTTCACTGCCATCCATAAGCACTACTCAGTGGAAGATTGGAAGACATTTGCAGCCAATCATCCAGAATGCTTAGAG CATGTAGCTGCCAGCTCAGGCAGTGGAAAGGCTGATTTGGAGAAGCTGTGCAGCATTCTACACGCCATTCCACTCATTAAGTACATCTGCTTGGATGTAGCCAATGGATATTCTGAGCACTTTGTGGAGTTTGTCAAAACAGTCCGGGAGAAATTCCCTAACCACACTATCATG GCTGGAAATGTGGTGACAGGAGAGATGGTGGAGGAGCTTATTCTGTCAGGAGCTGACATCATCAAAGTGGGGATTGGACCAG GTTCTGTATGTACCACCCGTATCAAAACTGGAGTGGGCTACCCACAGTTGAGTGCTGTTATTGAGtgtgcagattcagctcatggACTTAAAGGGCACATTATCTCT GACGGAGGCTGCAGCTGTCCGGGTGATGTTGCCAAAGCCTTTG GTGCAGGGGCAGATTTTGTCATGCTAGGAGGAATGTTAGCAGGCCATGACCAGTGTGCCGGTGAGCTCATTGAAAAGGATGGAAAGAAATTTAAGCTGTTTTATGGTATGAGCTCCGACACAGCCATGAAGAAATACGTTGGCGGTGTGGCAGAGTACAG GGCTTCTGAGGGCAGGACTGTGCAGGTGCCTTATAGAGGTgatatagaggacacaatcagagACATCCTGGGTGGCCTGCGCTCAACCTGCACATACGTAGGAGCAGCCAAACTCAAGGAGCTGAGCCGCAGGACCACATTCATCAGAGTTACACAGCAGTCCAGCCAAATGTTTTCTTAG
- the LOC134332766 gene encoding tissue alpha-L-fucosidase-like: protein MNVLQYGGSALLLIWTLFFVSVSSDRYTPDWKSLDARPLPPWYDEAKFGLFVHWGVFSVPAFGSEWFWWNWKGAMSPDYILFMAKNYPPGFTYPEFAPMFNAQFFEPDQWAELFEASGAKYVVFTTKHHEGFTNWKSPTSWNWNSVDTGPHRDLVGDLGAAIRKRSLHYGLYHSLLEWFNPLYQQDQQSGFKTQDFVYYKTMPELYDLVTRYKPELIWSDGDWGAPDTYWNSTEFLAWLYNDSPVKDVIVVNDRWGDGTYCKHGGYYNCADKFTPSTLPDHKWEKCNSIDTHSWGYRRNMRLSDMMDLPSIIKDLVFTVAYGGNYLLNVGPTSDGMIPTTFEERLRDIGAWLKVNGEAIYATKPWRVQAENATVPVWYTSKGSTVYAIFLTNPQQSSFQLFTPLTSEKTVVTLLGSPNPIKWAPMHTSGLTMLLPELPCTPAGAWTIKLDGLA, encoded by the exons ATGAATGTGTTACAGTATGGTGGATCAGCACTGCTGCTgatttggacgcttttctttgTGTCGGTCTCTTCGGATCGCTACACTCCTGACTGGAAGAGCCTGGACGCCAGACCTCTGCCCCCATGGTACGACGAGGCCAAGTTCGGCTTGTTTGTGCACTGGGGGGTGTTTTCTGTGCCAGCTTTCGGAAGTGAATGGTTCTGGTGGAACTGGAAGGGTGCGATGAGTCCCGATTATATACTGTTCATGGCTAAAAACTACCCCCCTGGATTCACCTACCCTGAGTTCGCCCCCATGTTTAATGCCCAGTTCTTCGAACCCGACCAGTGGGCAGAGCTGTTCGAGGCTTCTGGTGCCAA GTATGTTGTATTCACCACCAAACACCATGAGGGTTTCACTAATTGGAAATCCCCAACATCATGGAACTGGAATTCAGTTGACACCGGACCTCACAGAGACCTCGTTGGGGACTTGGGAGCTGCCATTCGGAAAAg GTCATTGCACTATGGACTGTACCACTCTCTGCTTGAGTGGTTTAATCCTCTCTACCAGCAAGACCAACAGTCAGGCTTCAAGACCCAAGACTTTGTTTATTACAAAACCATGCCAGAACTATATGATCTGGTCACAAG GTACAAGCCAGAACTGATATGGTCCGATGGGGACTGGGGAGCCCCTGACACTTACTGGAACTCTACAGAATTTTTAGCTTGGCTTTACAATGACAGTCCAGTAAAG GATGTAATCGTGGTAAATGACAGATGGGGAGATGGAACCTACTGTAAACATGGCGGCTACTACAACTGTGCTGACAAGTTCACTCCATCTACATTGCCCGACCACAAATGGGAAAAATGTAATTCAATAGACACTCACTCCTGGGGTTACCGTCGAAACATGAGGCTCAGTGACATGATGGATTTACCCTCCATTATTAAG GACCTTGTCTTCACTGTGGCTTATGGAGGAAACTATCTACTAAATGTCGGGCCTACATCAGATGGCATGATCCCAACCACGTTTGAGGAACGTCTCAGAGACATTGGTGCCTGGTTGAAGGTTAATGGTGAGGCCATCTATGCTACCAAACCATGGAGGGTCCAGGCAGAAAATGCCACTGTGCCAGTCTG GTACACTTCTAAAGGATCTACTGTGTATGCCATCTTTCTCACCAATCCACAACAGTCGTCTTTCCAGCTTTTCACACCCTTAACCTCAGAGAAAACAGTG GTCACTTTGTTGGGGAGTCCAAATCCTATAAAGTGGGCTCCCATGCATACATCTGGACTGACTATGTTGCTGCCAGAGCTGCCTTGCACTCCTGCTGGGGCCTGGACCATCAAACTGGATGGACTGGCCTAA